The Haliaeetus albicilla chromosome 27, bHalAlb1.1, whole genome shotgun sequence genome segment CCACAGGAATTCTTCCAGTTTTAAAACTCTGCTTCCAATTGTACTGCCTTCTCTTTTGCAGTTGGATATCAGGCCTGGGTTTGGACAGTAGAAGCCTTTGCGAAGCAGCTGTGTTTTCAGGAGCAGTATGTGAAGGCTGCCTCCCATCTTCTGTCCATACATAAAGTGTATGAAGCTGTGGAGCTCCTGAAAGTGAACCATTTTTACAGGTTGCTGTATATTTATGTTTAGGATTTGCTCTTGTTTTCTGTTGGGGTAGATTTGACATTTTGGTTCACTTTTTGTGCACAGTCAATTAACTTTTGTATCTGGTTTCCCTTATGTGCATTAGGGAGGCCATTGTAATTGCTAAGGCCAGGTTGCGTCCAGAAGATCCAGTTCTGAGGGATCTCTACACCAGTTGGGCAGCTCTGTTAGAAAAAGACGGTCATTATTCCATGGCCGCCAAATGGTGAGTGTTACTGGGAAGAAGACAGACTTGGTTCCatgcctgaaaaaaagaaggttCTTGGTTCTGTAGCAGCTGAAATCTGTTAACTGGTCTGGTCATTATTTTTCTGAGGTGCTTTCTCAGCCTGATCTCACTAGACTCCTTCTAGGAGCTCCAGAGTgcagttcagagcagaaggTCCAAATGCCATACTACAGTTAAGCCATCTAGTCTAGCGAGACTAAGATTAGGATGTATACAAAAAGACTGTGTGATGTTTCCAGCCTTTCCACTGGAAATGTGCAGTGCAAGAGTTCATCCTGAGTTTCTTGAGGCCTTCACTAATATCCTAATCACTGggttctcctcctccagctaGAGTGCTTCAAATTTGTGACTaccaaaattaataataatgctTGAAGTATTTTGCTGGAATAGTGTCCTTTGCTTGATGCTGATTTCAGTTCTGGCATTTTTGAGGGTGTTCACACTTGGGAAAGGATTCAGATGAAATCCAGAGAAATGCAGTATGAATAAACTACTGCATATAACTTTTGTCTCTTGAatctatttatttctatttctcatCCAAGCTGTACGTGGTATGCACACCACCAGAGGTTTCAGTCCAGGTTTTTAGGCTGTGTGACTTTCCCTTTGTAGCTTTGCATCAGATCAAGCACCATATGTCTGTAGTAAACTTTGGTAAGACAAAGTGATGAGAGCTCTGAGAACCTGTGGAAAATAGAGGTTTATCTTCACTTGTATGTTTGTGCTATTGTGTTGcaatacaatttttaaatggtattttagTACTAATCAAGtcaatttgcttttctctcttttcagttACTTGGGGGCTTCCTCACCCTATGATGCAGTTAAGGTGTTGGCAAAAAAGGGGGATGTGACATCCCTTAAAACTGCTGCTGAGCTTGCACTGATATCTGGAGAGGAGGAGTTGTCAGCAACTTTGTCTTTCAGATGTGCCCAAGACTTGCTGTTATCCAGGAACTGGGTGGGAACTCAGGCAGTCCTTCAGCAACATAAAACTTTATTTGTGAGTCTGGTcgtttcctttctgctttctttagcATTGTCTCTCTCCAGATGAACTTGGCACCACTTCCCATATGTTAATAGTCCAAGGTAGTCCTTTGAGCTGGTTtatactcaaaatatttttctagtttgTTGCAATGACCCTATGAAAAAGCATGAGCCTTTGCAGAGGCAAAGGGCCCATGGTGGGGAGGCACGTAGGCTCTATGCTTGTTAGTTACATGAGAGGTAGTTGAGAAAAGTGGGATTTTATTTTAGGTATGTAATACTGatcataagaagaaaaaagtgaaggaaagtATTCACTGTTTACATGAAAGGAACAAGTGAGCTAACTGTAAATCCACCTGCTGGAGGCTTAATCCAAAAATCCGTTTTCATGTGGACTGAGAAGCAGAAGGCTAGCTTAGCTTGTTCTGAGGTTTCCTTCTGACCTTACAGTCTCTGAGCCTATCAGCATTGTTCTTTGGTAGGTGCAGTTGTGAAACAGTCGATCATCAACAAGCTACTGCTAGCCATGATGTTCTTAAATTTGTCTACCTGCTGTGGTCAGTAAGGGATTGGTTGCGTTTTTTTTAGCAGCAGTtcagtgctctttttttttttctcttttttttccttgttaaagGGACAAAGACTTGTTTTCTGCCTTAATGAACTGCTTTGCAAGTGCCTTAGTGAAAGAAATCCCTCTGATCGAAAGAGCCCCGTGCCTCCCTGTTATCACAGCTGGGAGCTGAACAGAGAGACCTCATTTTTTGACATGGTGATAGAAGTGTGGCAGAATGTATTGGGCATGGACAGCACTGAACAAGCCACATGTGCATGGGAGCAGCTGTGCAGTATTGAGCATCCTCCTTCTACCAGCAACACACACCCAAAGCAGGTAAATGGCTTTAGATCTGTATACACATTAAGCCTCACTATGGCATACACAGTAAAACACAGCCACTTCATGGTGTTGTGCCAGCCATTCCCAGGGGACTGATGTCTGCACCCTGCTGCAGGATGAGGTTATAATCTGGGAGAAGTAGACGATAGGCAGCTGGGATGGCTTGCACAGACACCAGTctgtttctgcatttgtttctgtGCAGGGCAAGAACTGATGTACGGTGTCAGTGATGAGCATTGAGATCACTGAGATGTGCTGACTGGGTGAGAGTGACTAGCACAGCTGAGCAGTCTCTAGCAGTGATTTAGGGGTTTGTGTCGAACTGTTCGGAGAGGCAGGGCTGCTTGTTGTTAAAGTATCCTGGAGTCCAGAAGGTCTGTTCATAGACGGGTGCTCCTGCAGCTTTTCTCTCTGACTGCAGTGAGTCACTGACCTTTGGTGTGCTCCCACTTCTCATCTGTTTAGTAGGACACGTGCAAGCACAGCTGCTGATTTTACAGTTACGAGTAACGTAAAAGTGCTCTACCTCCTGCATGAAGGAGACTATGTAAATTGCATTGTTGTTAAAATTGCTTTTGGTTAAGTCATGTGCTTCTGGGCTCTTCCACAAGGGTCATAAGCTGTGAGTAATTCATACGTTGCAGTAAAACTATTAATCATGCTCTCTGGTGCTTCCTGTAGGTGCTTTTCCATATCTCCCATGACCTGACCCTTGCAGCCCTGAGCTATCACAATGCTACCTGGGATGAGGCAGTGAAAAGTATTCTTGGAGCTGTGAGCCGCAGTTATGATGCTGGTAATTTCACACTGATGCAAGAGATTTGCAGTATCATCCTTCCTGAAGGTAAGTCTCTTAGTCCTGGCACTGACACAGATAGGGGGATCTTCCTTGTAAGCACAGCTGTGTGTCCATTAATATTACTAGACATAATGATGTTTGGAAGGAGCCAGACATACCCATATATATGGAAACCAGTGGCATTTGGCTAGTGCAAGGGCTGTTGGGTGATCAAAATTCCTGACTGTGGAAGCAAGCTCAGCAGCGTCAGCTGGTGTGGGTGATGTAAGAAACTGAGCAAATTCTGTTCTGTAAGGCAGATGGGGCCATTGGAAAGCTGTGTTCATCTCATAGTCACAAATCACTCCAAGTGGCCCTTCCCTTCATTCCTGCAGAGTATGCAGtatgtttattttgcagatCTTGATCGTGTGACTTGATGTGCAGCTTGGGACCAAGGAAGTTTGCTGTAGATGATGAGAACATGCAGTCTCATGCTAGCTAGAACAGAGTATTGTGTTTAAAAAGATGCCAAAGAtgtctgcctttgcttttctgcttcctgCACTACTTTGCCAGCATCTGAGTAAATCTATGGTTTGGGTCTCTAGGATAGCCATTCATTCACCACATCtggtctttttctttgaaaatatctATAGTCAATTTGTAatccttttttcattattaggCTGTGGTAACCTGAGACACAAACTGGACAGTACAAATTCTCAGAGCATGGATGCTTGCAGAAGTTTAGAGGGCTTTGTGGCTTATGGACTGCTGTATGACCTCTGGTGGAATCCACCCAAAGACTCCCTTGTCTTGCAAAAGGCTGGTTTGGATCCTGTGCTCTGTCCCAGTGAGCAGACAGCTCTTGAGAAGAGTTACGTTTCAGGTCAGTCCTCCTCTGAAGAAACTCCTGATCAAACTGCAGTTGAGATGGATGAAAACCTCAGCAATACAACTGAAGCTCATAGGTGTGAGACAGAAAATGACTCAAGAACTATCTCAGTCGATTTGGTAGACAGACAGTCAAAACTGAGAGGCTGCAAAGTGCTTCTTTCAGAAGAGATTGCTGCTTTACAGAACACCCAGAGAGATATAGCTGAGGTCCAGCAGATTTTAGCAGATATGATCCgccagcatcagcagcagaggaacaacctccaggaaaacaaaaatggaagtACCCAGGAAAGCAACCTGCAGCAGAGTTCAGAGACTGAATCAGACAAACCATGCTCTGACAGCAACCACATGAATGGGTAAGCTTCAGAacatgaatgaatgaatggaTTAAGCAATGctggtttttgtgtgtgtttgtgcagaAAATTTCCCGTTTAGCTCATTTTGCCTCTAATCTCAAGCTTGTCACCAGGGACACTTCAACATACAGCTCAAAAGTCTTGCATTTCCCTGGGGCTGAACTACCATGTGCATAAACTTACTATATCTGAATAACTTCCTGATAACACAGGGTGCGTTGGTACAGTGAATAAACAGGGCAGCTTGAAAATGGGAGGATAATGAAAAGGACAAGCATGATCTAAGAGGTCTGTCTCTTTGTTGAACAATTATTTGGGACTTTGGCAAGAACGAGCTGGAGTGTATGACGCTTGTCCAACTCTCTCCTGTGTATCCTGTACAGGAGGGAGGCTATGCAGTCATTTAAGCAAAACAGTTACTCATGTCACCTGCTCTTTCCTTGACAGTAAAGATGAAGTAAAGGAACCAATTACACTCCCTGAGCTAACAAAGCAGCttctaaaagcaaagcagaaactaGCAGAATTTCCAGACAATTTAAAGGTAAGTTTTCAGAAGAGGCATTGTGGTTCTGAAAAAGACAAGTCTTTTTGTAAGGGCAGCCTCATCACAGAATCCCTTTCATACAGAAAGTAAGGAACAGTGATTTTCTTCGTGATCCTATGGCAATTTTGACAGAGAATTGACACATGGCAccagagtgatttttttttttcctttccccaagcATAACTTTCTCCGTGCAGTTGGAAAGTGTAGGTAAAGCTCATGCATGGGAGAACTCAATGAGATATTCTGTATGAATCTCTcccatgcattttaaaagtaatcCCTTGCTCCTTAGAATTATGTATGCAAAAACAGTTTTGATAAACAGTGAAATCAGAAGTGTAAGGTATAGAATGGCATTTATAGATTAGGAACTGTAGAAACTACATATCACATGTTTGAAAACAATGTTTCTTAGGCTGTCTCATCATCTCTGTTCTCAAGTTGATAATATAACTAAAGTTAATCATGGTTATTGTGCAAGAGGGGGCAAACCTGGTTAAAAGTGAGCTAATGcactggaagaagagaaagaaatgcatctGACTCATGACTATCTGTTCCAAAAATACTACAAAGTAGTGGCTTTACAGAGCTGGCTGCCTGAATATGTTGTAGTTGAACAATTATAATTGAAAGAGTAGACATCacttcatgttcctttttttgcagGTCTTCCCGTTCCCTGACGTGCTGGAGTGCTGCCTTGTACTCCTTCACATTGGATCCCAGTGCCCTCCTGAACTACGTGAACAGGCACTGGATCTCCTTCGGAAAGACGGTAGTGctaatatttataaaaaggCTGGCAGGAGGTTCTTGACATGACACTTTGAGACCAAACTGTCTCCTTTGAGCTGTCTACAGCTACTTAACACCAAGGCTGTTCTTTCTTCAAGTGAAGGCTTGTTTTGAtggctgtgtttatttttgataaaactaaaaaaataatcaggtcTATATACAGACTCAGTTGTGGTCATCAACTACTACTACTTAAGGAGATTGTGTTAGAAAATTGAAAAGCAGTAGGTTGTGGCCTTGAACTGTATACAGGATTTTTGTatagtctttttttatttgttggaAGTTATGCTAATGAAAGCTCTTGCTATttacatgtaagagaaacagttTTGAGCAGCTGTATCAGTCTTTCAGCAGAGGAATAGTAGCTGCCCTCAGGAAAAACAATGGTTTCTATAAGCAAACTGTCCCTTAAGCCAGAACTGTTCTTAAAAGCAGCGTGAGTTTATTTTCCCTCCTCTAAATAAAGTCTTCTACCACCATGAATTGGCATTTAATTTGATGGATAGAAATCAGTATCAATCAAGAGCAAATGTATTAATAAGAAGCCtgtctgggggggggtgttaaatGTACGTAAATCAAACTCAGTAGATGAAATAAGTGTGTGCTATGACTTAGCTTTGTGCGATGAAGCCACCTGTACAACATAAAAGACTTCACCCTCCCCTTTATATATAGTTTCCAGCATGACTAGCAAGAGATAAGGGATTTCTCCAGGTCAAGAAAAGTCCCTGCTTTTAGCAACATCCATGGCTGAATAAACTGCTTTTTGCTACACTGATGGTAAATTTGAGGTACTATCATGTTATCTAGAAAAGCTGCTATTCTACAAATGCCAAAACCAATCCCAGATTGTGTAGTTTTGAAGGTGCAACATTTCAGACCAGTCATACAGCTTACCTAAAGGCTTTGCCTGTCTTGTTAGAAAAACTAATTCTTCCTAAGAAAAGAACAAGGTTCTATAAGCCTCAGTGAACGCAGCATTTATCTTGGTAATTTGTAGAAGCAagtttttaaatgcagcagaaaagtTGATGGGGGGATCGTGCATTTAGAAAGTTTGTAAGTACAATGAAGATTattgtttaagaaaaacagtTGGAGGGATGGGTTTCTTACATCAAGATTCTTCCAGCCAAAATGCAGACTTGATACTGATGGGTTTCCTGCTCCAAGCTGAGTAAAGCCTCAGAACAACTTGAAGAGCAGTAGGTGAAAGCATGGGGTTATACTAAAAGAAGATCATTCTGTAGATGTGTTATCTGTTAAACTGTTGCCACTAACTTCTTGAACTCGCTAAATTCTGTACAAAGTAATGGAAAACCAGGAGGGGGAGCTAGTGCTTAACCAAACAGCCCTCCACTTTCAGCAAGAACCACTAGAGTTTAGATGGAGCAGGAAAACTTCCTAACAGGACAGataagcaaaacaaatttgtcaCTTTAAGCAGCTATGCTGCACTGAAGGAATACTCCACAATACTGCTAGCTGTTCCGACAGACAAGCAGAAAGAGAATGCAAGTCCCCCCCAAAGAGATCTTAAGCTCAACATTCATCAGCTACTGTACAATAAGCCTAAAAGCAGGTTTTACTAAGAACCACCCCAGTAGCACATCATAAAtagtaaaagaagaaagaaacttgAGCATCTTTGAACATGTATCACTCAAATTCAGACTGCAAAACCTGGACTCTGGGAATTTTAGTGCTTGATGGAAAATCCAAAACAAGgcctggtttaaaaaaatttattttacaaaaattaaaaacaagtagTATTTACAAGCATTTTAAATACCAGCTCTAAACCTTAACTCCTAATGATGGATTGTTTAAGcttgtttaaaatgaaagacaaagaaGTCTTAAAATTAAGTAAGTTTGCCATGTccaaaagggttttttttttcttgaagaaatgtCATTACAGagctgttggggaaaaaaaagatacttcagaatagctcattttttaaaaagtcagaatCCCAAGTTGTTCTTCCATCCTCTAACTACTTTTCAGATGTTTATAATGAAGAGAAATGGAGCTGTTTTGTCTGTTGTTAAACATGTAGTAAAATCAGGGGCTGAAGAAGCATGGGGGAGAAGAAGAACAAATACTTATCCATCTGCTGAACTACTTGTGTTGCAAGAAGAATAAAATCTGTAGGTTAAGttgaagaaaactgaagtcagAGTATTGGTCCAATCCCCTGCCAAAGTTGAATTTTTATGCCTCTTAATGTATTTCCAGAACAGTTTATTAATACCCATAAGAACTAAGCTGAGGCTCGGTATAGGTCAAACCTGTACCATACAGACTTAGAAACTCTGGAGAGCTGATCAAATCAGCTCCAGTAATATCCATTCCCCCTGTTGTTAAAGCAAatctctgaatatttttagcTGCAAGGATCATTTTTAATGTCATCCATTCCCAAACCTCTGCAGTGATCAAAGGGAGCAATTTCCACAGACTACACAAagataaaataagcaaaacatgAGGTGAAGCAGTCACCCTCACAACAtgcagaagttttaaaattagcTTTATAAAGCACAATTTGCAAATTTGTGTGCATGTCTGTGTccatttttactgtatttccaGACCCTTAGCTCTACTGAATATTCTATCATTAAGTCTTCCTTGCAGATTCTGTACAgtataaagaggaaaaaaccagaGGTATACACAGTAGATTCTGTCTTTTGCCCTTGGTATTAAAAAGATAGCAAACCACAAATGCTGGCATTAGGAATTCAGTCAACTCTCTTCTTTAGGGTTTCAAATGAAGATGCAGctcttcagcaaaactgcaggcCTTCTGCAGGCTGTATATTGTAGATGCCTTTTGTTTGAAACACTATTAGGGAAAATGGCTGAGGACAGCAGCTGCCAATATGGTAACCATGTTCTGCTGAGGGGTACCGCTTATCAGGGCTGCATGTTGTTGATAATAGCCAAAATGCTCATTTTCTCTTGGGCCGAGTCCAcatcttcattttgtttctgagcCACTCCTGTGCCAAGGCCATACAGCCGCCCACAATACTTTGCATCATCAATTGTATCCTCAAAAAACaactgcagattaaaaaaaaaaaggggggggggggagaaacagGTATTGTTTAATTGTGCGTCTACATCAGAAAGCACCCAATGCTAATTAAACAGCTCATTTGAAGTCGGCCACTTCCAAGATGCAGCGTGCGAATAAAAATAAGCACATGAAAGAGGATTAAACagaaacctgtgccagtgtcaACAACTTCTGTTATTGACAGTTTGAAGTGTGATGGCCACAAggctcaaaaaaaccccaaaacaaaacaagaaacacaTTGTGCGTGTTCACATTTGTGGATAGGAATTGGAGAAAGAAGAACCATAAAGAATACTGCAGTACCTCTTTCATTCTGAAGAATGCCATTCCCGTGAGAAGAGAGTCCGATCCTGCCTGGTGTTGTCGTCCAATTCGCTGCAAATCCAGCTGATCTGCCACTTCTTGAAGGCCACCCTGCAATGAGAACAcagaagattttattttggaagatCCATCTCTTACCAAAATTGCCACACTTCTCCAAAACATGAGGGCAAACACTGGCTATGATGAATTGATGCAGATTCCATCAGTACACACACACCAGCTGGGAGTGAACACAGTGGTAAATACTGTTCAAGAATGCATACTCTTCTCAAATTTAGGTAACttgcttccctgctgcagatACTTGAGATGACTGTGGGTACATTCATAGGTTACAAATGCTGGacctttccctccctttcctcaaaCAAGGCTGTGATTCAGTAGATAAATTACTTTCAACACCGAGTGTCTACCAATTAATCGAGTCATGTAGTAGTTCATGTAGGAAGAAATACTCCACCTTGCATAGGGAGGATAGGCATGCTGCATTATAATTAACCTCCGAAATCACAGACACACAAACAGGAAGGCTACGGGAACGTCCCCTACATAATATACATATTGATAAATCTAAAACTGGGCAGACAGAATCTATTAGATACAAACTAAGTCATAGGTGCTTATGTGTGACTACTAGCTTTTATACACGTTCCAATTTTAAGACTTCATATATGCAGCAGTTCTGTCAACTGGCTTACTGTACACATACAGCGTTGATACCCATCCATGACTTGCTTGCTGGGGATGTACAAGTACCTTGAGGTTTTTGCAACTCTTCATTAAGTACTTTACATCATAGATAGATGGGAAGAAAAGGTTCAAGATATGGAAAAATTCATGTTCCTCTTCTGGTAACCTGGAATCTGTCAACAGCTTCACCATGTAGCCAAAGTCATaaccactgaaaacaaaaacatacagaagCCAGATAAGCAGACAACATCTATACTCGGTCAGTACCGATACCTCATTTTTCACAAGAGTTTTACGTGCTGTAGCTTTCAAACCTTAACATTTTCTGACATTCATAAAATTCCTCTGGATCAGAGCCAGAATTCATCCTGATTATCTGTGTCAGTGTAGGATTTCTGAATGCTCCCTGGGTGCTTCTACTAACCTCTTGCGGAACAGCTAAGCCATTGGGAAGAACATACTCTCCTTCCCAACGCTGCAAGTTTCTGTAGCTATGGGCAATACGGAAAAGCAGGAAACCCTGTtgccaccacctcctccctgaAGTCCTTTCACTTGCTACGATAGGTATCAAGGACCTGAGCCTTTGTAATAAAGTTGCTTGAAATGCCACAAGACATCTTAACTACACAGATTTCTCCCTCTGCATAAACACAAGGTGGAAGTTGAGACCACCACCAGCATTGTaagggagaagaaacaaaaaccttaCTTTACAATGCACACAAGTTACTAAGTGTAGAAATCACATTCCAACTTGGTAATAACTTCTTCCATAGAGGAAGACTGTAACAGCAAAAGGATTTGCAAGCAACGCATACACAAAATTCAGACTAGAACAAAATGAAGTGCCAAGCGTCCTTACTTGTTAAACTTGGCCTTCCTATCTTGAAACTTATTTTAAGAACTGCAGAGCTGCCAATTCTTCTCCTTAAAATCTGCGTCAATCTCCCTGGACAAAAGCAGCAGTATTTCAGTCAAAAAGAGATTTCTCACTTCACATCAGTGACCATCTCAGACCTACCTGTGGAAGGACAGCCATTTCACACTGTCACTAAGGACAACCCCAGATGTCATAAGCAACTCGGCAAAATGCAGGGTATCGATCCCCTCTTCTTCGTGCTTCTGGAACTGCAACCCAGAGCTGGCAAGGAGGTCTATGGAATCCTGAGAGTACATGTCCTCcctgaaggagaaaagcagctttgtgtTCAAGGTGCTACCAAGTCAAGACTCATTTTAGAAAAATTCTCCCcacactgtatttaaaaaattggaGTGACCAGTAGGCTATCTCTGGGTTCCACATTTGTGTCTCTAAAAATTCAAATTGCATTAGTTTTAATAccactgctgcagcctcctACAGCCATAATAAGCTATTCTGCGATCGTAACTAGTTAATAATACTGTTGCTAGTGCAAATTCCAAAGACTCCACCTCCACAGAACTGAACGatgttttgaaaaatgccaCTTCTGCTAGGTGAACAGAAGCACCACAGAAGACAGCACGGTGAAAAGAGTTCTCCCAAACAGGAAGACGCGCAACTCTAAAGCCCTTAGCATCATTCCTgtctacatttttctttgtcactTCACACCATATACCACCTTATCATCATCTCCTGCTCCATCTCTGGGAGTAAACAAAATTGCATAATACTTGGCTAAGGAAGGCAGACAGCGATGAGCAATATGTTTGGTGGAGAGCTGAGCAGGAACCTGACTTCTAGTTTGCTTCATTtgagggtggggaggagggaaggacatgacaacacacagagaaaaattcATGCCAATTCGAAAATTGAGTCAAATTAAGTGATCACACTGTGAAAACCACTTCACTCTAATTTCAGTACTTTTAAGAGGCTCACAAATTTATGGAAGTAAACATTGCAACTTTGGGGTTCAAGAACTATATGATCTGCACATACTAGCTATGaattttttgaatgttttccaATGACAGTTCCATAAAAATACTGGTTCATTTCC includes the following:
- the CNOT8 gene encoding CCR4-NOT transcription complex subunit 8 is translated as MPAALAENSQVICEVWANNLEEEMRKIREIVLSYSYIAMDTEFPGVVVRPIGEFRSSIDYQYQLLRCNVDLLKIIQLGLTFTNEKGEYPSGINTWQFNFKFNLTEDMYSQDSIDLLASSGLQFQKHEEEGIDTLHFAELLMTSGVVLSDSVKWLSFHSGYDFGYMVKLLTDSRLPEEEHEFFHILNLFFPSIYDVKYLMKSCKNLKGGLQEVADQLDLQRIGRQHQAGSDSLLTGMAFFRMKELFFEDTIDDAKYCGRLYGLGTGVAQKQNEDVDSAQEKMSILAIINNMQP